In Oryzomonas sagensis, the following are encoded in one genomic region:
- a CDS encoding MarR family winged helix-turn-helix transcriptional regulator — translation MDEQTRQDNSIRFGARLGYASRQWRRAVDERLQPFGLTEATWLPLLHIARNEPLRQKDLAEVVGIECSTLVRLIDALDNGGLIKRVPDGDDRRAKLLSLTPSGRLLVEKVEAAAAIIRRQIFAGISEEELAIALNVIDRICDGLNRTWTEKPEDAA, via the coding sequence ATGGACGAACAAACAAGGCAGGACAACAGCATACGTTTTGGCGCCAGGCTCGGTTATGCCTCACGGCAATGGCGCAGGGCCGTGGACGAGCGGCTGCAACCGTTCGGGCTCACCGAAGCGACGTGGCTTCCCCTGCTGCACATTGCGCGGAACGAGCCGCTGCGGCAAAAGGATCTGGCGGAGGTGGTCGGTATCGAATGTTCCACCCTGGTCCGACTGATCGACGCTCTCGATAATGGCGGGCTGATCAAGCGCGTGCCCGATGGCGACGACCGGCGCGCCAAGCTCCTGTCCCTTACCCCGAGCGGACGCCTACTGGTCGAGAAGGTGGAAGCGGCGGCCGCCATTATCCGCCGCCAGATATTCGCCGGTATCAGCGAAGAGGAGTTGGCAATCGCCCTCAACGTGATCGATCGCATCTGCGACGGGCTCAACAGGACCTGGACAGAGAAACCGGAGGATGCGGCATGA